One window of the Gavia stellata isolate bGavSte3 chromosome 9, bGavSte3.hap2, whole genome shotgun sequence genome contains the following:
- the ZNF503 gene encoding zinc finger protein 503, protein MITSPSLSAIRSSKRSSSLSEPGGSPRRSRSAADLAGPNGHAGNNGSSAAAAKPCFHAVPPSDPLRQANRLPIKVLKMLTARTGHILHPEYLQPLPSTPVSPIELDAKKSPLALLAQTCSQIGKPDPSPSSKLSSVTSNGSGGDKDSKSGPLKLSDIGVEDKSSFKPYSKPGAEKKEPGAAGCAGAPAAGVAAGEKSGFRVPSATCQPFTPRTGSPNSSASACSPGLLPAEGKGGEDKKDSEGCGKSGGSGSEGGPGTTSISHSRISVSCAGINVEVNQHQESTPGSKPIASDSASSCSSTTATSSTSVLGSGLVAPVSPYKPGQTVFPLPPASMSYPGTLAGAYAGYPPQFLPHGVALDPTKSSSLVGAQLAAASSLGCSKPAGSSPLAGASPPSVMTASLCRDPYCLSYHCASHLAGAAGASCAHDQALKSGYPLVYPTHPLHSVHSSLTGATPPSLAGHPLYPYGFMLPNDPQPHICNWVSANGPCDKRFATSEELLSHLRTHTAFPGTDKLLSSYPSSSSLASAAAAAMACHMHIPTTGAPGSPGTLALRSPHHALGLGSRYHPYSKSPLPTPGAPVPVPAATGPYYSPYALYGQRLTTASALGYQ, encoded by the exons ATGATCACATCGCCCTCGCTTTCTGCTATAAGAAGTAGTAAGcgcagcagcagcctcagcGAGCCCGGAGGCAGcccccgccgcagccgcagcGCCGCCGACCTCGCCGGGCCGAACGGGCACGCTGGGAATAACGGcagcagcgccgccgccgccaagCCCTGCTTCCACGCCGTCCCCCCCTCGGACCCGCTACGCCAAGCCAACCGCCTTCCCATCAAAGTCTTGAAAATGCTCACGGCGCGGACTGGACACATTTTACACCCCGAATACCTGCAGCCTTTACCCTCCACGCCCGTCAGCCCCATCGAG CTGGATGCGAAGAAGAGTCCCCTGGCCCTTTTGGCACAAACTTGCTCGCAGATAGGGAAGCCGGACCCGTCCCCTTCCTCCAAACTCTCCTCGGTCACCTCCAATGGCTCCGGAGGCGACAAGGACTCCAAGTCGGGCCCCCTGAAGCTCAGCGACATCGGCGTGGAGGACAAGTCGAGCTTCAAGCCGTACTCCAAGCCGGGCGCGGAGAAGAAGgagccgggggcggcgggctgCGCGggcgcccccgccgcgggggtCGCGGCCGGGGAGAAGTCGGGATTCCGGGTGCCGAGCGCCACCTGCCAGCCGTTCACCCCAAGGACAGGCAGCCCCAACTCCAGCGCCTCCGCCTGCTcgccggggctgctgccggccGAGGGCAAAGGCGGGGAGGACAAGAAGGACTCGGAGGGCTGCGGAAAGAGCGGCGGCTCCGGCTCGGAGGGAGGACCGGGCACCACCAGCATCAGCCACAGCCGGATTAGCGTGAGCTGTGCCGGGATTAACGTGGAGGTCAACCAGCACCAGGAGAGCACGCCGGGCTCCAAGCCCATCGCCTCGGACTccgcctcctcctgcagcagcaccacCGCCACCTCCTCCACCTCCGTCCTGGGCTCCGGCCTCGTGGCCCCCGTCTCCCCTTACAAGCCGGGCCAGACCgtcttccccctgcccccggCCAGCATGAGCTACCCGGGGACCCTGGCTGGAGCCTACGCCGGCTACCCGCCCCAGTTCCTGCCGCACGGAGTGGCGCTGGACCCCACCAAATCCTCCAGCCTGGTGGGGGCCCAGCTGGCCGCCgccagcagcctgggctgcagcaagCCGGCGGGGTCGAGCCCGCTGGCGGGCGCGTCGCCCCCGTCGGTGATGACGGCGAGCCTGTGCCGAGACCCGTACTGCCTGAGCTACCACTGCGCCAGCCACCTGGCAGGCGCTGCCGGCGCCTCCTGCGCCCACGACCAGGCCCTCAAGTCCGGATACCCCCTCGTCTACCCCACCCACCCTTTGCACAGCGTCCACTCCTCGCTGACCGGCGCCACGCCGCCCTCGCTGGCCGGCCACCCTTTGTACCCCTACGGCTTCATGCTCCCCAACGACCCCCAGCCACACATCTGCAACTGGGTGTCGGCCAACGGACCCTGCGACAAGCGCTTTGCCACCTCGGAGGAGTTGCTTAGCCACTTGCGGACCCATACTGCCTTCCCGGGCACCGATAAACTCCTCTCCAGCTACCCCAGCTCCTCGTCGCTGGCCagcgcggcggccgcggccaTGGCGTGCCACATGCACATCCCCACGACGGGCGCCCCGGGCAGCCCGGGCACGCTGGCCCTGCGCAGCCCGCACCATGCGCTGGGACTCGGCAGCCGCTACCACCCCTACTCCAAgagccccctgcccacccccggggcccccGTGCCCGTGCCCGCCGCCACCGGACCCTACTACTCCCCTTACGCACTCTACGGGCAGAGACTCACCACAGCCTCGGCCCTGGGGTACCAGTGA